The Spirosoma foliorum genome has a window encoding:
- a CDS encoding RNA polymerase sigma factor has protein sequence MDTSLTDEEMIRQYLTSRPDQCFETLYNRYVNKVYRRCLSMTKDSDKAEDFTQDIFLKVFAKLDAFQERSTFSTWLYSIAFNYCSDQLRKAKRFNFYSIEEGVQYDIPDTKDGQLHEETLQLVKQIMASLTESEQALLQLKYEDELSIEEIAQIYQINPSAVKMRLKRSRDKINRLYQQQSNN, from the coding sequence ATGGACACTTCATTAACAGACGAAGAAATGATTCGGCAATACTTAACCAGCCGGCCGGACCAGTGCTTCGAAACGCTTTATAATCGGTATGTGAATAAGGTCTATCGACGTTGCCTGTCGATGACCAAAGACTCTGATAAAGCGGAGGATTTTACGCAGGATATATTTCTTAAGGTATTCGCTAAGTTAGATGCCTTTCAAGAGCGGTCTACTTTCTCGACTTGGCTTTATTCGATTGCCTTCAACTATTGCTCAGATCAGCTCCGGAAAGCGAAGCGATTTAATTTTTATTCCATAGAGGAAGGGGTACAATATGATATTCCTGATACAAAAGATGGTCAACTTCATGAAGAAACGCTGCAATTAGTCAAACAGATTATGGCGTCGCTTACAGAGAGCGAGCAGGCTTTACTACAGTTGAAATATGAAGATGAGCTAAGTATTGAAGAGATCGCCCAGATTTACCAAATCAATCCTAGTGCGGTAAAAATGCGGCTGAAACGAAGTCGTGACAAGATTAACCGGCTTTATCAACAGCAGTCTAATAACTAA
- a CDS encoding TonB-dependent receptor — MYEKNIGTKQKALRINLDRRIYGSFAEIGAGQETAAMFFKAGGSSGTIAKTMSAYDMTFSDSIYGVEESGRYVVESRLVKMLNKEYSLLEKRLAEKRGPDTTFFAFANTVVALNYQKTNEAHGWLGCRFQLNPQSGYNDVIIHVRMADNENILQQQALGIIGVNLIYGCYYYAKSPETLVLSLMDDLTPERIQIDMIRFNGPDFADVDNRLMSLHLVKNGFTDAALFGADGQVLQPSEALYKKNILVMRGRLRPVTNVQMDMIENGLKQFKDEADVDANRVISMAELTLHNLKANEQGIDEKDFLDRVDILCSMGQTVMISNYLEYYKLVAYLARLTRLKIGLIVGIPNLEYIFEEGHYEFLPGGILESFATLFSRKVKLFVYPTLREGAIYTCNEFKLPATLEPLFQYLVRNDKIEDITDYNEQNLHISTDHVLEMIQQGEDGWENMVPDRVAEQIKANCLFGYPCEVEYVPIGQQVRQQQVEEQSAPH, encoded by the coding sequence ATGTACGAAAAGAATATAGGTACGAAGCAGAAAGCTTTACGTATTAATCTGGACCGACGTATTTATGGCTCCTTTGCGGAGATTGGTGCTGGTCAGGAAACGGCTGCCATGTTTTTCAAAGCAGGTGGCTCATCGGGAACTATCGCCAAAACTATGTCAGCTTACGACATGACCTTCAGCGATTCTATTTACGGCGTTGAAGAAAGTGGCCGCTACGTAGTTGAGTCCCGGTTGGTGAAAATGCTGAATAAGGAATATAGCCTTCTCGAGAAACGATTAGCCGAAAAACGTGGTCCAGACACCACGTTTTTTGCGTTTGCCAATACTGTTGTTGCCCTTAATTACCAGAAAACCAACGAAGCACATGGCTGGCTGGGTTGCCGCTTTCAGTTAAACCCGCAGTCGGGCTATAACGACGTGATTATCCACGTCCGAATGGCTGATAATGAGAACATTCTTCAGCAACAGGCGCTCGGCATTATTGGCGTTAACCTGATTTATGGTTGTTATTACTACGCAAAATCGCCCGAAACACTCGTATTATCGCTTATGGACGATCTGACGCCAGAACGGATTCAGATTGATATGATTCGGTTTAATGGGCCTGATTTTGCGGATGTCGATAACCGACTGATGAGTCTTCATCTGGTTAAGAACGGATTCACTGATGCCGCCCTGTTTGGTGCCGATGGTCAGGTATTACAACCCTCCGAAGCGCTTTATAAAAAAAATATCCTGGTTATGCGTGGACGGTTACGGCCGGTTACGAATGTCCAGATGGATATGATTGAAAATGGCCTAAAGCAATTTAAAGACGAAGCCGATGTAGATGCCAATCGGGTGATTTCGATGGCCGAGCTGACATTGCACAACTTGAAAGCCAACGAGCAGGGTATCGACGAGAAAGACTTTCTGGATCGGGTAGATATTCTGTGCTCTATGGGTCAGACGGTAATGATTTCCAACTATCTGGAATACTATAAGCTGGTGGCCTACCTAGCTCGTCTGACACGACTCAAAATTGGTCTGATTGTGGGTATTCCGAACCTGGAATACATCTTTGAAGAAGGTCACTATGAATTTTTACCCGGTGGTATTCTGGAGTCGTTTGCCACCTTATTCAGCAGAAAGGTAAAACTGTTCGTGTATCCAACGCTTCGCGAAGGAGCCATTTATACCTGTAATGAATTCAAATTACCGGCTACGCTGGAACCCCTCTTTCAATACCTCGTTCGGAACGATAAAATCGAAGATATAACCGATTATAACGAACAGAATCTACACATATCCACTGATCATGTGCTGGAGATGATCCAACAAGGTGAAGATGGTTGGGAAAACATGGTGCCTGATCGGGTAGCTGAGCAGATTAAGGCAAACTGCCTGTTTGGGTATCCGTGCGAAGTAGAATATGTTCCCATTGGCCAGCAGGTCCGCCAACAACAGGTAGAAGAGCAGAGCGCTCCCCATTAA
- a CDS encoding S41 family peptidase has translation MRLFFASRLALLFAIGGPLLMTSCKKDTDVSPITSNGEVNNWVLENMKNYYFWNDKLPANPDTSLAPKSFFPTLLYDYNTTNPDRDRFSWLQESADDLKASLSGQSKTTGIEYNLYYRDQTRANIIASIIYVLPGSPAAKAGIKRGDIITKVNGELLTLANYQALLAGTGSTTDTYTYGFATISNNVLTDVSQTKQATAVVFQEDPILLDTTYAIGGKTIGYLIYNQFIPGLYKAGSSNLDNTYDLKLDNIFGKFKQQGVNELILDLRYNRGGYVSSSTNLASLIGKNIDASKVYYTQKWNSIVTAANDKNRGSGWNTQNFLTKSTNIGANLSRVFVLTTGSTASASELVINGLRPFMTVTTIGTTTVGKNVGSITIYDDSGRIKWGIQPITFKSANAVGFTDYAAGFTPSVEVREPSYGMKAFGDVTEPMLSEAIFQISGTRMARRAASTEVTQPILGSSLDQKAGGGNMFITNKFLDNQH, from the coding sequence ATGAGACTATTTTTTGCCAGTAGATTGGCCCTGCTTTTCGCGATTGGCGGCCCGTTGCTGATGACATCCTGCAAAAAGGATACCGATGTTAGTCCTATAACATCAAATGGCGAGGTGAACAATTGGGTTCTGGAGAATATGAAAAACTATTACTTCTGGAACGATAAATTACCAGCCAACCCAGATACCTCATTAGCTCCCAAAAGTTTTTTCCCGACCTTACTTTACGATTACAATACGACGAACCCCGATCGGGATCGTTTTTCCTGGCTTCAGGAAAGTGCCGACGACCTGAAGGCATCGCTAAGTGGGCAGTCGAAGACAACGGGTATCGAATATAATCTGTATTATCGAGATCAGACCAGGGCCAATATCATTGCGTCGATCATCTATGTACTGCCTGGGTCTCCGGCCGCTAAAGCAGGCATTAAACGCGGAGATATTATCACGAAAGTAAATGGCGAGTTGTTGACCCTCGCTAATTATCAGGCTTTACTGGCTGGTACTGGTAGCACTACCGATACCTATACGTACGGATTTGCAACCATTAGCAATAATGTTTTGACGGATGTTTCCCAAACCAAGCAGGCTACGGCAGTTGTCTTTCAGGAAGACCCCATTCTGTTGGATACAACCTATGCCATTGGAGGCAAAACCATAGGCTATCTTATTTACAACCAGTTTATTCCGGGTTTGTATAAAGCAGGTAGCTCCAACTTAGATAACACCTATGATTTGAAGCTTGACAATATTTTTGGCAAGTTCAAGCAACAGGGCGTCAATGAGCTGATTCTTGACTTACGTTACAATCGAGGTGGTTATGTGAGTTCGTCGACCAATCTTGCCAGCCTGATCGGGAAAAATATTGATGCCTCTAAGGTTTATTACACACAGAAATGGAATAGTATTGTGACGGCAGCCAATGATAAGAACCGCGGTTCCGGCTGGAATACGCAGAATTTCCTGACGAAATCGACGAATATTGGCGCTAACCTGAGTCGCGTATTTGTCCTGACGACAGGCAGCACAGCGTCGGCCAGCGAGTTGGTTATCAATGGTTTACGCCCTTTCATGACGGTGACTACCATTGGCACAACCACCGTTGGGAAAAATGTTGGTTCGATTACGATTTACGACGACAGTGGCCGCATAAAATGGGGAATACAACCAATTACCTTTAAATCGGCCAATGCAGTGGGATTCACGGATTATGCGGCTGGATTTACGCCATCGGTGGAGGTGCGGGAGCCATCTTATGGCATGAAAGCATTTGGAGATGTAACTGAGCCCATGCTTAGCGAAGCCATTTTCCAGATTTCGGGCACCCGAATGGCACGCCGGGCTGCTTCTACAGAAGTCACTCAACCCATCCTTGGGTCATCGCTCGACCAGAAGGCAGGTGGAGGAAATATGTTTATTACCAATAAATTCTTGGATAATCAACATTAA
- a CDS encoding YraN family protein — MAQHNETGKQGEAEAARYLREQGYEIMFRNYRYQHAEIDLIAKKGKLLVFVEVKTRTNLSYGNPEEFVSYTKAKLVMKAAEQYIFANDWLYDIRFDIIAVTIAGSELRIKHIEDAFC; from the coding sequence ATGGCTCAACACAACGAAACCGGCAAACAGGGTGAAGCGGAAGCTGCTCGCTACCTACGCGAACAAGGTTACGAGATCATGTTCCGAAACTACCGTTACCAACACGCGGAGATTGATCTAATCGCCAAAAAGGGGAAGCTTCTGGTATTTGTTGAGGTAAAAACCAGGACCAATCTTAGTTATGGCAATCCTGAGGAGTTTGTTTCCTACACCAAAGCCAAACTGGTGATGAAAGCCGCGGAACAGTATATTTTTGCCAACGACTGGCTATATGACATCCGATTTGATATTATCGCCGTAACTATAGCGGGTAGCGAACTACGGATAAAGCACATTGAAGACGCCTTTTGCTAA
- the lipB gene encoding lipoyl(octanoyl) transferase LipB, protein MNSRINKQVEVRALGLMEYQAAWDEQERLFSTIVDQKLQNRTVSIAEQQPTPNYLLFCEHPPVYTLGTSGHAENLLIDEERLSTEFGATFFKIRRGGDITFHGPGQLVGYPILDLDNFFTDIHRYMRLLEESIILTLADYGLDAGRIEGLTGVWLDYGTNAERPRKICAMGVKASRWVTMHGFALNVNTDLRYFNHIVPCGITDKAVTSLATELGREVPLNEVANHVQRHVATLFEMELVTR, encoded by the coding sequence ATGAATAGTCGTATTAATAAACAAGTTGAAGTTCGGGCGTTAGGATTGATGGAATACCAGGCTGCCTGGGATGAGCAGGAGCGCCTGTTTTCGACCATTGTCGATCAAAAACTACAGAACCGAACAGTCTCCATTGCGGAGCAGCAACCAACTCCCAATTATTTGCTGTTTTGTGAGCATCCGCCCGTATACACACTCGGAACGAGCGGCCATGCCGAGAATTTATTGATCGACGAAGAACGGCTGTCAACGGAGTTTGGCGCAACTTTCTTTAAGATTCGGCGTGGAGGAGATATTACGTTTCATGGACCTGGTCAGTTAGTGGGTTATCCGATTCTGGATCTGGATAACTTTTTTACCGACATCCATCGCTACATGCGTCTGCTCGAGGAAAGTATCATTTTAACCTTAGCCGATTATGGTCTGGATGCCGGGCGGATTGAGGGTTTAACGGGCGTTTGGCTTGATTATGGTACGAATGCTGAGCGACCTCGTAAAATTTGCGCAATGGGTGTAAAAGCCAGCCGTTGGGTAACGATGCATGGATTTGCGCTGAATGTAAATACAGATTTGCGTTATTTTAACCATATTGTCCCTTGTGGAATTACCGATAAAGCGGTTACGTCGCTGGCAACCGAGTTAGGTCGTGAAGTGCCGTTGAATGAGGTGGCCAACCATGTTCAGCGTCATGTGGCCACTTTATTTGAGATGGAATTAGTAACACGGTGA
- a CDS encoding 3'-5' exonuclease has translation MAQPVSWKRRLKNLLFIDLKTVAGEPSLLSVDPRLQRQWEEKSRYFKNDDELSAAGWYDRRASFFAEFGKIICIGVGGLFFDDDDQPHLKVKLISNDDELALLGEFLTIVNRYPPGELTLCAHNGKEFDFPYLCRRLMVNGLPLPPALQISGKKPWEIPHRDTLEHWQFGDKRHFVPLDLLAAVLNIPTRPLEWTGDRTSEVYYREHDWPRIEQYARDSMVMLVQVYLKMVGAPLVADEHIVLSD, from the coding sequence ATGGCTCAACCCGTCTCCTGGAAACGTCGGCTCAAGAACCTTCTGTTTATTGATCTTAAAACGGTGGCGGGTGAGCCATCTCTACTGTCTGTTGATCCGCGTTTGCAACGTCAGTGGGAGGAAAAGAGCCGGTATTTCAAAAACGATGATGAACTCTCTGCGGCTGGATGGTACGACCGCCGGGCTTCCTTTTTTGCGGAGTTTGGTAAAATTATCTGCATTGGTGTAGGTGGATTATTTTTCGACGACGACGACCAACCGCATCTAAAGGTGAAATTGATCAGCAACGATGACGAACTGGCGTTGCTGGGAGAATTCTTGACGATCGTGAACCGATACCCACCCGGTGAACTGACGTTATGCGCTCATAACGGAAAGGAATTCGACTTCCCGTATCTCTGTCGACGGTTGATGGTAAATGGCTTGCCACTTCCGCCCGCGTTGCAGATTTCGGGGAAGAAACCCTGGGAAATTCCGCATCGGGACACGCTGGAACATTGGCAGTTTGGCGACAAACGTCATTTTGTTCCGCTTGATCTTTTGGCTGCTGTGCTGAATATCCCAACCCGCCCACTCGAATGGACGGGCGACCGTACCAGCGAGGTGTATTATCGGGAACATGACTGGCCTCGTATTGAACAATACGCCCGCGATTCGATGGTGATGCTGGTACAGGTTTATTTAAAAATGGTGGGTGCCCCGCTCGTGGCCGACGAGCATATTGTATTAAGTGATTGA
- the rnr gene encoding ribonuclease R, whose protein sequence is MRGKPKQDKYLKAASGRPTSGQSPTTRPREKGFEKSAKVKPIQQADSFLDEMKNDIMAFFQINDDHSFTQEQVLDHFGTGDRRMKLIMHGLIGELTDEGTLVRQADGSYRADANANLIEGVVEHVNSRFAFVVPTTTSGVRGDRDEDIWVSTDDLAGAVDGDRVQVIRFTDSRSKGRRIEGKVARVIERGRTELVGRIEVWPTYGFVVPDSKKIYDDIFIPEEKLGGAADGEKVIVRLTKYPDPDSRKQRFEGEVITVLGKAGQNNTEMHAILAEFGLPIVFPEEVEQEAEAIPTKIDEKDIANRRDMRDITTFTIDPVDAKDFDDALSVQVLDNGNFEIGVHIADVTHYVLPGSKLEAEAYKRATSVYLVDRVVPMLPEKLSNGLCSLRPNEDKLTFSAVFELTPNAHIVKEWFGRTIIHSNRRFAYEEAQDILNANSGDYLEELRLLNELAYKLRDERFKNGAINFETVEVRFRLDENGVPLAVYPKIRQDTNKLIEEFMLLANKRVAEFVHSLSKRNKNGEENTMVYRVHEGPAEDKLRSFSEFARKLGYKLNVDDEHLSSSMNRFMASIEGKPEAGMLQQLAVRTMSKARYSTEDLGHFGLAFKRYSHFTSPIRRYPDMMAHRLLQHYLDKGKPADREEYEEKCRHSSERERLASEAERASIKYKQVEFMSRMAPNQVFEGVISGVTEFGIFVEITENSCEGLVRMQDLSDDYYEFDKDNYRIIGQRHKKMYTFGDPVVVKVKETNLARRSMDFALVSDKAGRATDADSQQLSLAKSNDSRGSRSGSSKGGQASARRSSNPGKKQGTAPKGENRRGGRGRR, encoded by the coding sequence ATGAGAGGAAAACCAAAACAAGATAAATACTTGAAGGCCGCATCGGGCCGACCTACTTCGGGGCAGTCGCCAACGACGCGCCCACGTGAAAAGGGTTTCGAGAAATCAGCAAAAGTGAAGCCCATTCAACAGGCCGACTCTTTTCTGGATGAAATGAAAAACGACATCATGGCGTTTTTCCAGATTAACGACGACCACTCCTTTACACAGGAGCAGGTATTAGACCATTTCGGTACGGGCGACCGGCGCATGAAACTCATCATGCACGGCCTCATTGGCGAACTTACCGATGAAGGTACACTAGTACGTCAGGCAGACGGTAGTTACCGGGCTGATGCCAATGCCAACCTGATTGAAGGTGTTGTGGAACATGTAAATTCGCGCTTTGCCTTTGTGGTTCCCACGACCACCAGCGGTGTTCGGGGAGATCGGGACGAGGATATCTGGGTTTCGACGGATGACCTGGCCGGGGCCGTTGATGGCGACCGTGTACAGGTAATTCGATTTACGGATTCACGCAGCAAAGGACGCCGGATCGAGGGCAAAGTTGCCCGCGTGATCGAACGGGGACGCACGGAGTTGGTGGGTCGTATTGAAGTATGGCCAACTTACGGGTTTGTTGTTCCGGATAGCAAAAAGATTTACGACGACATTTTTATCCCGGAAGAAAAACTGGGTGGCGCTGCCGATGGCGAAAAGGTAATTGTTCGACTCACGAAATACCCTGATCCAGATAGCCGCAAGCAACGTTTCGAGGGCGAAGTAATTACCGTACTCGGGAAAGCAGGGCAGAACAATACCGAAATGCACGCTATTCTGGCGGAGTTCGGCTTACCAATCGTTTTCCCCGAAGAGGTTGAACAGGAAGCAGAAGCTATCCCGACCAAAATCGACGAAAAGGATATTGCCAACCGGCGGGACATGCGTGACATAACTACGTTCACGATTGACCCGGTTGATGCCAAAGATTTCGACGATGCGTTGTCGGTGCAGGTGTTAGACAATGGTAACTTCGAAATTGGGGTTCACATTGCCGATGTAACACACTACGTGTTGCCGGGTTCTAAACTGGAAGCCGAAGCCTACAAACGGGCTACATCGGTTTATCTGGTTGATCGGGTTGTTCCAATGCTCCCCGAAAAACTGTCGAATGGCCTTTGTTCGCTGCGTCCGAACGAGGATAAACTCACGTTCTCGGCTGTTTTTGAATTAACGCCCAATGCACACATTGTAAAGGAATGGTTCGGCCGAACTATCATCCATTCGAATCGTCGGTTCGCTTACGAAGAAGCGCAGGATATCCTGAACGCCAACAGTGGCGATTATCTGGAAGAGCTTCGGTTGCTCAATGAGCTGGCCTACAAACTCCGCGATGAACGGTTTAAAAATGGTGCTATCAACTTCGAAACGGTTGAAGTGCGGTTCCGGTTGGACGAGAATGGTGTACCCTTAGCTGTTTATCCGAAAATTCGGCAGGATACCAACAAGCTCATCGAAGAGTTTATGTTGCTTGCGAATAAGCGGGTGGCTGAGTTTGTGCACTCGCTGTCGAAACGCAACAAAAATGGCGAAGAGAATACGATGGTATACCGTGTTCACGAAGGTCCTGCTGAAGATAAGCTGCGTAGTTTCTCCGAGTTTGCTCGTAAGCTGGGCTACAAGCTCAACGTAGACGATGAGCATTTATCCAGCTCGATGAACCGCTTTATGGCGAGTATTGAAGGGAAGCCCGAAGCCGGAATGCTCCAGCAACTGGCCGTGCGGACCATGTCGAAAGCGCGCTATAGTACAGAGGATTTAGGTCACTTCGGACTGGCGTTTAAGCGTTATTCACATTTCACGTCGCCTATTCGCCGTTACCCCGACATGATGGCTCACCGATTGCTTCAGCATTACCTGGACAAAGGGAAACCGGCTGATCGGGAAGAATACGAAGAAAAGTGCCGACACTCGTCTGAACGTGAACGGTTGGCCTCGGAGGCCGAACGGGCTAGCATCAAATACAAACAGGTTGAGTTTATGAGCCGAATGGCACCCAACCAGGTATTTGAGGGCGTGATTTCGGGCGTTACAGAGTTCGGTATCTTTGTTGAAATCACCGAAAATAGTTGCGAGGGCCTCGTCAGAATGCAGGACCTTAGCGACGACTACTACGAGTTCGACAAGGATAATTACCGGATCATTGGCCAGCGCCACAAGAAAATGTACACTTTCGGCGATCCGGTTGTGGTTAAGGTAAAAGAAACCAATCTGGCCCGCCGAAGCATGGATTTTGCTTTAGTTAGCGACAAAGCTGGCCGCGCTACGGATGCGGACTCACAACAGTTAAGTTTAGCAAAAAGCAATGATAGTCGAGGTTCCCGTTCGGGAAGTTCCAAAGGAGGACAAGCCTCTGCCCGCCGATCCAGCAATCCTGGCAAAAAGCAGGGGACAGCGCCCAAAGGTGAAAATAGGCGTGGTGGTCGTGGTCGGCGTTAA
- a CDS encoding ATP-binding protein encodes MEENFRILTVAPNLIQIEVLDADLFKKEQDNFTIGSYLKISDESNVSIIALVQSYKIKDSNSANLSTEVINNPTFILDAQPIGFLDDAGNFKRGGQQIAIPPNSVEIASIEVLKKIYNGVSEDKRFIFSTLAQNGSLDISVDGDKFFSKHIAIVGSTGSGKSGTVAKILQQGIEPSNIQATNGILNNAHIILFDLHGEYAPAFPKSKKLDVNSLMLPYWLMNSEELEEMFIESNDNNSHNQISQFKHAVTLNKKKYNPNLNKVNYDSSVYFSISEVYKYLCNQNIATKFASTGELAVEEKVQDTPEEYQLFGDIKFKDKKPSIINSGPYAGEFDRFVPRLETKLNDDRLSFLLKPEKADASKFKTEDLSQIIKQFIGYSDEDRSNITIIDLSGIPFEVLSLVVSLISRIVFDFCFYYKSLKQNGQEAPFLLVLEEAHNYIPQSKGVKYSAVKKSIERIAKEGRKYGLSLMIVSQRPSEISETIFSQCSNFVAMRLTNPTDQQYVKRLLPDSISTITDSLPTLERQEALLIGDSIPIPTIVRIKELEEKPASDDIEFRTEWRKDWMAIYFDTLINKVTKAV; translated from the coding sequence ATGGAAGAGAATTTTAGGATTTTAACCGTAGCTCCAAATCTTATACAAATTGAGGTGCTTGACGCCGATTTATTTAAAAAAGAACAAGATAATTTCACAATAGGGAGTTATTTGAAAATTTCAGATGAGTCGAACGTATCTATAATTGCTTTAGTTCAGAGCTATAAGATAAAAGATTCAAATTCAGCAAATCTATCTACTGAAGTCATTAACAACCCAACTTTTATATTAGATGCTCAGCCAATAGGTTTTTTAGATGACGCAGGTAACTTTAAAAGAGGTGGTCAACAAATTGCAATCCCACCAAATAGCGTAGAAATCGCCAGTATTGAGGTTTTGAAGAAAATATATAATGGAGTGTCTGAAGACAAAAGGTTTATTTTTTCAACTCTAGCCCAAAATGGTAGTTTAGATATTTCAGTTGATGGGGATAAGTTTTTTAGTAAACATATTGCTATAGTAGGATCAACAGGATCGGGAAAATCAGGAACAGTAGCTAAAATATTACAGCAAGGAATTGAGCCAAGTAATATTCAAGCTACGAATGGCATATTGAATAATGCGCATATAATTTTATTTGATCTTCATGGTGAATATGCACCTGCCTTTCCTAAAAGCAAAAAGCTAGATGTTAATAGCTTAATGTTACCTTACTGGCTTATGAATTCAGAGGAGCTAGAAGAAATGTTTATTGAAAGCAATGACAATAATTCTCACAATCAAATTTCACAATTTAAGCATGCTGTAACACTAAATAAAAAGAAATACAACCCTAATTTAAACAAGGTAAATTATGACAGTTCAGTATATTTTAGTATATCAGAAGTATACAAATACTTATGCAATCAAAATATAGCTACCAAATTCGCTTCAACTGGCGAACTTGCCGTCGAAGAAAAGGTTCAGGATACTCCAGAAGAATATCAATTATTTGGGGACATTAAATTTAAAGATAAAAAACCAAGTATAATTAATTCAGGCCCTTATGCTGGTGAATTTGATAGATTTGTTCCAAGGTTAGAAACGAAATTAAATGATGATAGGTTATCGTTCTTACTTAAGCCTGAAAAAGCAGATGCTAGTAAATTTAAGACAGAAGACCTTTCTCAAATAATTAAACAGTTTATTGGATACAGTGATGAAGATCGTTCGAATATAACTATCATAGATTTAAGTGGAATCCCTTTTGAGGTATTATCGCTTGTTGTTTCTTTGATTAGTAGAATTGTTTTTGACTTTTGCTTTTATTACAAATCTTTAAAGCAAAATGGCCAAGAAGCTCCATTTTTATTAGTTTTAGAAGAAGCGCATAATTATATTCCTCAGAGTAAGGGCGTTAAATATAGCGCAGTAAAGAAATCTATCGAAAGAATTGCAAAAGAAGGCAGAAAATATGGATTGTCTCTGATGATTGTTAGCCAAAGACCTTCGGAAATTTCCGAGACTATATTTTCGCAGTGTAGTAATTTTGTTGCGATGAGGCTGACTAATCCTACAGATCAACAATATGTTAAGAGATTATTACCAGATAGTATCAGTACAATTACAGACTCTCTACCTACTTTAGAACGTCAAGAAGCTTTACTGATTGGAGACAGCATTCCTATTCCAACTATTGTAAGAATCAAAGAGCTTGAAGAGAAGCCCGCTTCTGATGATATTGAATTTAGAACAGAATGGAGAAAAGATTGGATGGCTATTTATTTTGACACTCTTATAAATAAAGTAACCAAGGCTGTTTAG
- a CDS encoding DUF4297 family anti-phage-associated protein translates to MIRSAVATIKGYYYQFDTSIKCLLELEKDSDFITVEGIEDIDINTEFDKLTMQCKYLSKPTYNNSTVREPIELMLDHFREQVDKISLRYILYAHFTDEIQDSEKIISLDELKEILTYKEKKVSRCYYTEHGMTDLELELFLTKFKIRFGLEFNNQQNIVINKLCDIFNCKTYVADSHYYNNALRIIMDKAVKADPSLRIITRIEFLKSIDNRSKLFNEWYISLRSKGSYLQLTKNKISETDALNPLHTKAIIIGRNVINANCPELPLMTFIQSLIFKYYDIGSVFRNIKPLMLILDQTTEEILEIKIKLIKGNIIFNDGFEHISFNVKIFNDDPVINISNSRSKITKSSFLIKLISLDNFKSYISTINKPDVIFHFSKEEFYHSNLENSKWFDVKYCENLMDVYKLLSNK, encoded by the coding sequence ATGATTAGGTCTGCGGTAGCAACAATTAAAGGGTATTACTATCAATTTGATACCTCAATAAAATGTTTGTTAGAACTTGAGAAAGACAGCGACTTTATTACCGTAGAAGGTATAGAAGATATAGATATTAATACGGAATTTGATAAGCTAACAATGCAATGTAAATACTTATCAAAGCCAACGTATAATAATTCAACCGTTAGGGAACCTATTGAACTAATGCTTGATCATTTTAGAGAACAAGTAGACAAAATTAGTCTAAGATATATCTTATACGCACATTTTACTGATGAAATTCAAGACTCTGAAAAGATTATTTCATTAGATGAGTTAAAAGAGATATTAACATACAAAGAAAAAAAAGTCAGTAGATGTTACTACACAGAGCATGGTATGACTGATTTAGAACTAGAATTATTTTTGACTAAATTTAAAATTAGATTTGGTCTGGAATTCAACAATCAACAAAATATAGTAATAAATAAATTGTGTGACATTTTTAATTGCAAAACATACGTTGCGGATTCACATTATTATAACAATGCATTAAGAATCATAATGGATAAAGCTGTAAAAGCTGATCCCAGCCTTAGAATTATTACTAGGATTGAATTCTTAAAATCCATTGACAATAGAAGTAAACTATTTAATGAATGGTATATTAGTTTAAGGTCTAAAGGTAGCTACTTACAACTTACAAAAAATAAAATATCTGAAACCGACGCATTAAATCCATTACATACAAAAGCTATTATCATCGGTCGCAATGTTATAAATGCTAATTGTCCGGAATTACCTCTAATGACATTTATTCAAAGTCTTATTTTTAAATATTACGATATAGGCTCAGTTTTTAGAAATATAAAGCCATTAATGTTAATTTTAGATCAAACTACAGAAGAAATTTTGGAAATAAAAATTAAATTGATTAAAGGCAATATTATTTTCAATGATGGATTTGAGCATATTAGTTTTAATGTTAAAATATTCAACGATGATCCAGTCATAAACATTAGCAATAGTAGAAGCAAAATTACAAAATCATCGTTTTTAATAAAATTAATTTCGCTTGATAACTTTAAAAGTTACATATCCACAATAAATAAGCCTGACGTAATATTTCATTTTTCAAAAGAGGAATTCTATCACTCTAACTTAGAAAACTCAAAATGGTTTGATGTGAAGTACTGTGAAAATTTGATGGATGTATACAAATTATTGTCCAATAAGTGA